The DNA sequence TGAGGGGCACGAGGGAGTTGAGCGTTGGCTCAATCATGTCGCGAAAACTTATCAAATGATGCAGAGGCAGGGAAATTTCCCTGAAGATAGGTGGGTTAAGACGACTACCTGGTTTTTAGGTGTGGAACCTACATCCTGGTGGAGGCAGGAATCTTTTCAGTTGAAATTGGAGGAAGCTGCAAACTGGGATATTTTTAAGCAGTTATTTCAGAAGAGGTTTGTACCCCCAACGTATATAGACAGTAAGAAGCAAGAATTTACGTGTTTAAAGCAAAGGAAGATGTCAGCTAATAAGTATTATCGGAAGTTTACTAATTTGTCTCATTATTGTCTGGAGATTGCTAAGAATCCCGTAGAGATGCTTCGATGTTTTAAGTTGGGTACTAGAAAGAAATGACGCTCAATGGCGACTACGACTCCCTATTTGACATACCCGAAGTTTTATGAGATTTtattgaggattgaggattttGAAAATATGCCCAGTGACAGTGATctggaggaagaaaaagataatagtgagaagaaaaatgatagTTAAGATAAAGGTCAGTCATCTCTAGGACCTCACACGACACAAAGTTTTAAGAGAGGTGGtactagttctagttcttctaGTGGGGGTTTGAGTGCCACTACGTCACGGAGGGGCGGCTGTTCAGGCGGTTCCCGCTTTCAGGGGCAGAAAGGTTCTAGTAGTTTTGGTGGTCCATTTTGCCGTATATGTAATAATTGACATTTTGGGGAGTGCAGGCAAGGTAACAGATGATGTTTTACTTGTGGCCAAATGGAACATCGGGTTATTCAGTGTCCACGAAACCAGCAGAAATCCCAACCATTTGCCTTGCCACCACCAATTCATATCCAGCAGATTTCAGGGTCTAGTGGTTATAACCAGACGGGTTATGGTGAAGCATATTATTATCAGGGAAATATAACCCCACATTCTGGAGGATCGTATCAGTACCCACACGATTCGTTTCAGCAAAGCGGTTACACTCAGTATTCAGGAGGTTACGCACCATATCCGCCAGATCCAGCTGATGGATCACAGTGGTATTCGAGGGACCATCCCAGAATGTTGAAGTTACTTCCAGTAGTGCCAGATCATTAAGGTAGCTTAACCAGCATGGTCAGGGACGAGGTACACATGTACGTGGAAACCAATGTAACAGAGGTCATGGACAACGACAACAGACACATGGCCGTGTTCATCATATTACTCTGCATGATGCTCAAAACAATCCCGATCtaattatgggtacgttaaatattcttggctattttgctagagtattgatTGATTATGGTGTCATACATTCTGTTATTTCTTATACGTTTGCTCAGACGACACAACCACACCCCACACCTCTCGGTTACGAGTTAGAGTTTTTGATACCTAGAGGTGAGACATGTTATGTTAGCTAGGGTACATTAAGCGTGCCCTATTTTAGTAGAAGATGTTGTGTTGCCAACTAATCTCGTTCCACTGGATAttgtttattttgatgtgattctgggcatgGATTGGCTACACTACAATCATGCTCAGTtggattgttatgagaaaaCGGTTACATAATCCAGGCTTGCTTGTGGTTACATTCGTGGGCTAGCGAGGTAAACTGAGACACGGCATTATCTCTGTTGTGAGAGCTAGAAAGTTGTTGAggaaaggttgtcaggggtatttTGGCTCACATAGTATTGAATGAAGATACTCATGTTCGAGTAGAAGACGTTCGAGTAGTTAGGCATTTCCCTGATGTGTTTCCCGAGGATTTGCTTGGATTACCACCAGACAGAGAAGTCgagttcaccattgatttaCTTCCAGGTATTGATCCTATTTCCCTAACTCCGTACCGAATGACTCttgctgagttaagggaattgaaagccCAGTTGCAagaattggttgataaaggttttattcagcctagtacttcaccttggggagctctagttttatttgtttggaagaaaaacgggactttgaggctgtgtattgaTTATCGACAGCTGAATCAGGTAATGATTAAAAACAGTTATCCGTTGCCACGTatagatgatttatttgatcagtTTCGAGGTGCCTGCGTGTTTtccaagattgatttgaggtctgggTATTATCAATTAAAAATCAGAAGTGaagatgttcctaagacggctttTAGGACTCGGTAAAGTCATTACGAGTTCCTCGTAATGCCATTCggattaattgatgcacctgcAACTTTTATGGGTCTGATAAATCGGGTATTCAAGCCATACCTTGACAGGTTCCTCATTGTTTTTATCGATGACATCGTGGTGTATTCCAAGTCTAAGgcagagcatgttcgacatctcactttgattttaaagaaattgagagaacatcaattgtatgctaagtttagcaaatgccaattttggttaaatcaagtggcatttttaGGGCATGTAATATCGGCCTAGGGTATTCAGGTGGACCCTCAAAAAGTAGTTGTCGTTGAAAATTAGGAGCAGCCACGAACCGTCACTAAGGTACGAAGTTTTCTGGGCTTGGCAGGTTATTATAAACTATTTGTTAAAGATTTCTCAGTTATAGCATGCACATGTTTTGGCACTTCTAGACGACAGTGGTAAGTTTGAgatttatagtgatgcttccttgaatggattaggatgtgtgttgatgcagcatggtagggtgattacTTACACTTCGCGACAGTTGAAGCCACACGAGATGAACTACCTTACCCATGATTTCGAGTTAGCAGCCATCATTTTCGCCCTGAAGATTTGGAGACATTACTTATATGGTGAAAAGTGCAAGATTTTCACAGATCATAAAAGTCTCCAACACTTATTTACCTAAAAGATCTTAACCTTCGACAGCGAagataaataaaattactcAGTGATTATGATTGTACGATTGAGTATTatcctggtcgtgcaaatgtaaTGGCAGACACACTTAGTGGGAAATCCCAAGGCCGAATTAATACTTTACAAGCTTGCCGTATTCCTCTTCTCATAGATTTAAGGTCTATTGGAGTGAAGTTAGGGGTGGAATATCGAGAAAAAGCTTTACTTGCTAACTTTCATGTTAGGCCGATTTTGATTGATCGTGTAATTGAGGCTCAAGTAAATGATGAAGAAATTCAGGAATTAATTGAAGCAGTGTTacgagggaaaaagaaagatcttaGAATTCGAGAATCTGATGACATACATCCAGGAAAAACGGATGTACGTGCCGAATATTGCTGAACTAAATAAAGATATccttgatgaagcacatatatCGGCCTATGCAATGCATCTTAGGAGTACTAAGATGTATCACACTATTTGACCTTTCTACTATTGGTCTGgcatgaaaagagaaattgctgAATATGTGAGTCGATGTGCaatttgtcagcaggttaaagcaaaGAGAAATAAGCCTTTTGGGTTAATGCAGCCACTTCCCGTTCCCCAGTGGAATGGGGAAAATATTACCATGGATTTCTTGTACAAGCTTCCCAGCACGCGAAATGGATATGATGGCATATGGATAATAGTAGATTGGCTTACTAAGTTAGCACACTTCATACCAGTTCGGGAAAACTATTCCTTAAGCTGATTAGCTAAGTTGTTTATCTCAGGAATTGTTAAATACGACGGGGTTCCGGTTAATATCATTTCTGATCGAGATCCTAGGTTTACttctaagttttgggtggcaTTTCAGGAGACACTTGGTTCGAGATTGCTTTATTGTATGCCATATCACCCCCGAACTGACGGATAATCCGAGAGGACTATCCAGACATTAAAGGATATATTGAGATTTTTGATACTACAATTTGGTGATACTTGGCATAAGCGTTTAGATTTGATAAAGTTTGCTTATAATAATAGCTATCATTCTAGCATCGGGATGTCACCTTTCGAGGCACTCTATGAAAAATCCTGTCATACTCTTCTATGTTGGTCAGAAGTTGGTGAGAGGGCATTAGTAGGCCCAGAGATAGTTGACAAGACTACCCAGAATATTCAGGTAATTAAAGCTAACCTAAAAGCAGCCCAGGATCGACAGAAGAGTCTAACTGACAGGGCATACACagttggagattgggtatttttgaaaTTATCCTCATGGAAAGGCGTAGTGCGGTTGCTAAGAATGGTAAGCTAAGTCTTCACTACATTGGACCTTACCAGATCACCGAACGAGTCAGTGAAGTTGCTTACAGACTTGAGTTACCTCTAGAACTAGCGGAAGTGCACAATGTCTTTCATGTTCCTATGCTTCGCCATTATGTTTCTGATCCGTCAATTGTGTTACCTCCTCAACCATTAGAAATTAATCTAGATTTGACATATAACGAGGAGCCAATAATGATTTTAAATTGGAAAGacaaggttctgaggaacaaaactGTGCgcatggtgaaagttttgtggatgaACCACTCGGTGGAAGAAGCCACCTGAGAGACAGAGGATTGTATGCGAGATATGTATCCACGCTTGTTTTATGGATATTAGTAGTTGTTATGTTAATGTATGAAATTTCGAgaacgaaattttcttaaggagGGTAGGCTGTGATGGCCCGTcccaaattataatatattttatcctcgaGTGCGCtgaaatgactattttgccctTGTGGGCCTTATGACATGGATGTATGTATATAGTCTTTAATCATTTTTCCATCGACGTGAATAAGTGGTATTCGACATTATGAGAACGTGGATGCAAATTAGAGTCAAGTCGAGTACGTAATGGAGATGTTGTAAAGGAATAAAGGAATTGGGTTGGGTTTAATTGCATGAATCCAAAGCATGCAGCCCAATTAGGGCTTGAGGCCATTTTAATATGGCCAACCTGTGgccacacacacatgcacacatGCAACCTGCatcctctctctttttctttcttgaattttcttccTCGTTTGTACAACCGAAAGCATTCACCctcaaactaaaccaaaactCTACGAATCGAACTTGGTGTTTCCAGATTCTTATTCTTCTCAAACCCTGGAACACGGTGATACCTTTTGTTAAGTGGTTTGACTTCGAAAACCCGAGACTCCATAAGCTCCAGCAAGGGGTGTAATTTTCTTCGATGTGATCGCGAAGGTTTTAGCTAGTTTTAGGACTTAATAAGGTAGTATTCTTGCTCCACTAGCACTTTGGAACAATTTTAAAACAGTCTTGACGTTGGGACACTCGGGTTTATTGAGTTGCAGATTTGGCTGGACTATCGAAGAATTTTCTGACCATATATCGTTGGTTTTAGAACTCTAAACAGGTAAGAACATGTTCTACTCGTTTAGAGCTTCATTTTGGCAtaatttgcatgaattttggttgaaaaacgaagaagatattgaGGTTTAAGAATTTTCCAGTACGCAGACGGCAACCAACGACGAAATCTGACGAACCACGGGAGAAGATAGAGCGtgttccgtcaactttgacagaatattcttaACGGCATTAGGTATATTTAATGGAATATCCTATTATTTAACGGTATATTCCCTAAATGCATTAGGGTTACCATCAGCGTGATAGGCAAGTGACCGTGTGTGGCCGGCACATGGGGGTGCGTAggacggtgaaaaattattctaaaaatatggggatgctcagggtgttgagtaggccacgatagtatattcaaacaccccaattgagcaacgtatgagaagttattttatagtgatggttatgtgcttaaaaataacgttaaaatagttgtttcacatataggtaaGACGTTACCAAAGGACAAATGCAACCAGGCGAGACTTGGGGGTTACGACAcggctacataccagtgagtaggctttatatacatatatatatatgccttatGTTTCCCATAAActgtttaaatggtttttacattttaaatgtCATGTCGTATGCATTACATGTTAGAATATGCTTTAATATAGCTATGCATATTACTGCTCGACGCtatggacgctcaggtaagcttcaggtgagtatatagcGATGATTGTGATGGTAgtgtgtatgattatgatgagttgCTTTCAGTGATTTATATCCTTCACGttatcgttcacctcccgcaccatatgttcaccttggatctaaggcaggtgccagcctgtcgtatagaccacattaggtggttccgactcgtaggtgacttgcgatacttcgcacaaccttcacgtgatcgtagcacttaagcgtacttatttacacctagcctgtcgtatagaccacataggtgattccgactcgtgtgcaggatttgatttgattgttgagtcgtagattcaaccgtacaggtcacattaggtgactctggctgatATGTCCCTCtatattagtgcaattcacctggcttacttattcatGGTTAAGATGATTGTCATGGCATACACATGGTCTGGTTATTCTCGAGTATAGTTTTCATATATGTTTACAGTATTATTTTCAGGGAaacttatacgggttttacattgaggggttattacatttgaaaagataaatggTTTTAAAAGTTTTGCTTTTggccactcacactttctaatTTATGCCCCTCCAAGGTCTAGATAGAAGTTTGTGtcggtggctcacgaggactttATGGCGGTTCTGACAGACATTTACCAATGTAGGCTTTCTTTTATGATCTgtataattagtaattaaacttctGGACTGCATTCTGATACCTACGCTCTGGTTATGTGTGTCATTTACTCTAAACATTTTCACTCACATTGACATGTTAGTCTAGTGTAATTAGTTAGCAAGTTTTTATTTATCCGTATTTTCATATCACCTTCACTTCCACACAGCGTTCATGGGTACATCACCCTCACGTGATAGCCAGCTTGCCTCGATTGGGGTCGGGTTTGTCATTGTGAGTGATCGCAATTATCaaagtttattattttaagtattGCAGTAAATAAAATAGTGAGTCATTAGAGTAGCCTTCTACATTTAAAGTGAATAGCATCATATTGATATCATTATTCACTAGGGTAATAGAATTATAGTAATAATAAATCGATAATATTGGGGAGGCCATATTATATGGACATACTGCTAAAAGAGTCAATGTAAGAAGTCATTTATCTTTCAATGACGACTTTGCCACACAAGTATTATAATTAgaactaattattttttagtaatgctagagagaccaaCTTATTTGaattatctttttaattaatcaatatTTTAGTTGAAATTTGTTATTGACACCTGCAGATGTATGTACTAAAAAATagttgctagtccattgtgaggctaaagcCCACCCCTCTCCTTAGGGGCATTTGTTGCACCGAAATATCTCGAATTGAACTTATTTCACAGACTAAGCTAGACtgacttagactagactaagctggtcTGACTTAGTGAAACATTTgatgcagtgtcggactaagaaaGAGTACGATGAAAATCAGTGAAATATCGACCGTATTTGAACAATCACAACAAAGTAATTCCATACAACATCATAAACTAATTCACAATCAAATTCTAAATTGAAAATTACACAAGAAAATAACTATGCacaaaatatcaacaaaaacCTAAATCAGGTTTTACTGAGATGCAGATTAACCATACTTGGTGATTGGTGAAACGCCTCTTGACGGACCTGGTTTTCTTAGGACACAAGTCAAAGAGAATGAGCTTCTTGTTCCTGTAGACTTCTCTAAGAGCCGCCCAAATCACAAACACAAACCaacaaaattgaacaaaattgaACAAATCAATTCATCAATCAACAACATTAGAGAGAGTTACCCACTGTGCTGAGCTCGTGGACCTTAATCCTCGCAATTacatataaaaattaagaaaaataaataaaaaattagaccaACCCAGATTCAAGTTCAGAAGAAATTAAATGAGGAAGATGATAATTTAGCAAATGGTAACGCGGATGAAGCAAACAACGTAGGTTGCCAACGCAAACTACTCAGACAAAACAGTGCAAGGTTCTTAACAGTCCGGTGATATTTGAGAGACCTAGCTAAGATAGTCGGGTTTACTCCCACTAAACTTAATCCTTGTACCTAACAAACATGGGACAACACCACTAACTAGTCTCTAATGAAAGTTAATGAACCctaaacaaacacacccttagtgtagataaccaTGAAACTCGTAAAGCACTgcaaaaaattatgaaacacttgaaagaattttttttatttattttcgcCATTAGATTTAAATTCAGAccattaaatcttttttttttttttaccattggatttgatcatattagatccTAGTCTTttgattcaataaatttataaatataaaactaaacaaaaacaCATATATAGTGGCCCAATCCATTAACCCAAGCAAAATCCTAGCATAAATTTGCCacataaatgatttttttggttaactcatatttgccccaaATGTTAGAGCAAGTTGAGATGAGTTTAGAAtctaaattttgagttttacttCGAAAGTTAAAGTAGGTCCTAAAGAGTCattcttattaaaaaattaaaaataaatattaatacaTCTGCTTAACTATAGTTATAAATTATAAGCTCACAACTTCTTCCACAATACTTGTTAATCTGACTTCTAagtgtttttaataataaaacaaaaaaacaagttGTTATGGTCAAGTGGCATTATTGCTTCTAATGGGGCTCCACACTGAGTTTTCGTATTTGATTCTCCTTATTTTGAAGTCAtatgtatgaaaaataaaatgtataatTAATGTTTCTCACCAATACATTATAGATTGATGTTATGGAAATGATGTCTAAGACATATTGAGAGCTAAAACTATTCTCTCATTAGACAACTTGATATGTTATGTTGTATACAATGAGTATGAGTGGCAGTAAGAGTCGTTTCAACCCACAAATTATGAGGTAAGCCAATAGTGTGGAGTAGGAAAAGGATAAGAGTGGCGATGTGTCGTTGTTTCCCTTCGGCAAGCCCATTTTGTTGGGTCGCATGTGGGCAAGAATGGCATTGTTTGAGTCTCATCGCGCCGAATTATTATGTTAATGGCATCATTAGTTCGATCCCAAAGGGTTTTAAGGTCTATGTATTATGTCTATAAAACAACACAATTGCAAAGCACAACACTTTAAAGAACCAAATAAGTAAAAATCCAGCATTATACACCACAACTATGTTCTCCTACTCAGAAAATGCAGAAAGTAGaaagaaacaataaaacttgTAATCCCACTtggtttattgatttttttttattgttaatttcatcttgtatttaattgtaattatgcaatagggtaaaaaaggcaattcacatttaaagtttaagttAAGTGTAGAAAGAGATTAtatgaattcaaataaaattttcccttcATTAACTAAAGAAAAGTACATCGGTAGTAGGCTAGCAGCCAACAGAAATaccaaacaaactcaaagacacAAAGGTTGTAACTATTGCAATCTTCAAACAACATATTTGTGCATAAATCATGGAGTTCCTCGATTCAATATCAAGAATTGCCAACACAAATAGCGTAGCGAGTTAGGGGTCAGGTAACATCATTGGCTTGGCGACAAACATGGTTAAAGTTAACTTTAGTGACCTTCGACGTTAGAACTTTGACATCCTTAACTATCACGGTTTATTATTGATAGTATGGTTGTGAGTGATCgcaattattaaattttattattttatgtattgTAGTAAATAAAATAGTGAGTCATTCGAGTAACCATCGATATTCAAATGAATAGCATCATAAAGGATATCATTATTCACTAAGGAAGTATAATTAAAGTAATAATAAATTGATAGTATTGGGGAGACCATTTATATATGGACATACTGCTAAAGAAGTCAATGCAAGAAGTCATTTATCTTTCAATGATAACTTTGCCACACAAGCATTATAATtagaactatttattttttgggtaatgCTAGAAAGATTAACTTGATATGTTATGCCGTATATAATGAGTATGAGTGACAGTAAGAGCCGCTTTAACCTACAAATTATGAGGTAAGCCAATAGTGTGGAGTAGGAAAAGCATAAGGGTGGTGATGTGTCGATGTTTCCTTTCTGCAAGCCTACTTTGTTGGGGTGAGTGTAGTAGGAATAGCATTGTTTGAAGTCTTATTTATGACAAAAAGTAGAGAATGATTGATTGACACATTTGGTACCTTTGTCACTTTGGAGGACCGTAGTATGGAATGAAACATGTCACAAATCATGGCAACAAAGTGTTTAAAATGAtcaaaaattttagattttcgtttcatgggaaaaatctaagaaaaaggagaaaaaaatatttgtaaatAGTACATAATAATGAAAAGATAATGCCAaggaaactaaattttttaaaccaaatgatgtgacacttaatgatttgattattaattaaacgttgattaacgtacttatttcctGGTGACACATAGTTGGTTTGCAAacttagtttaaaattttggtttccctagcattactcgtAAAGAAAACCATTGAGAAAAGTAGACAGAGACATCTAAACATCAGAATGAATAATAGAAATGGAAAAAAAGAAACCACGAACATTATTATTAGAATAAAATGGTAATTGAGTGAACTTGCTAAGGGCACAATCCGTACAAAAAGACTTATCAACTTTGACAATAGGAAAACTAGAACAAATACGAGGCATGACTTGATGATAGATAACCAATACGTTGGTGTCATGTGGGGGAAGAGATAGTGGAAGACAGAGACAAGGGATAAAGGCCATTTATAGGGGGCCTGAAAAAACAACACACTGGTAAGTAAATCATAGATTTGATAAAAGTGAGGGCAAAGATAAAAAAGACTAAGTCCAAGATAGTATATATTCTTTATAAAGGACTATAAGTACCTTGCTTACTTATCATTGGGTGTTATCTTGGGTAAAGTGAGCAACAAATACAAGATTTCTACAaagataaagaagaagaaatgtattGTGAAGCCGAGAATTAGAGGGacaggaagaaaaagaggaatgTTCCTGGAGTTGGCGGTTCGTTCATAGTATCGCTATTACCCAAGTAGACACTAGAAGGACTGACCAAGGGTTTCATGTGAAAAGTAAACGAAGATTGACCCATCATATGGTGAGTAGCACCATTGTCGAGATACTAAATTTGTTGAAACTGCTCGGTAAACTAAGCTCCAACAAAGTGTAGGGCCAGCTTGGGCCTACAATAACGATACAGACAAGTTTGATATGTGTGGGCGGCGGTGTTAGAATTGTAACACCAGGTTAGGCCTAAGATGCAGGAGGAAGCAGTAGGCCTCGTAGCACGCCAGGCTACTAGGGCAACTGATGGCTGGGGCAAAAAGCTAGGCCACCAGATTGGCAGGTTGATGCACATTTGCTGGAAATGGCTACTACAGTATCATGAGATTTAGCTGGAATGAAGGAAACAGCCTTGCATTGTGGACAGGATGATGCATATGTTGCTGGGTAGGTTGCTGCCATGCTCTTCAGCCACCACCACGAGGTTGTTGACCACGACAACCACCACCTGACCGATGATAGGAAGAGGGCAGCGGATTGACGATGATGAGGGCTTGACCATTGTTGATGCAGGAAAAGGTAAGTATTTTGGCACATAATTCGGTGAAGGAGGTGGAGAGTGTTAGATGATGTCAGCATGCTCAGCACATCACCAAAACTTGTGGAGTTTGACTTGGTTCAAACTCCTATCCTT is a window from the Pyrus communis chromosome 16, drPyrComm1.1, whole genome shotgun sequence genome containing:
- the LOC137719799 gene encoding uncharacterized protein, whose translation is MADTLSGKSQGRINTLQACRIPLLIDLRSIGVKLGVEYREKALLANFHVRPILIDRVIEAQVNDEEIQELIEAVLRGKKKDLRIRESDDIHPGKTDVKAKRNKPFGLMQPLPVPQWNGENITMDFLYKLPSTRNGYDGIVKYDGVPVNIISDRDPRFTSKFWVAFQETLEVGERALVGPEIVDKTTQNIQVIKANLKAAQDRQKSLTDRAYTVGDWITERVSEVAYRLELPLELAEVHNVFHVPMLRHYVSDPSIVLPPQPLEINLDLTYNEEPIMILNWKDKVLRNKTVRMVKVLWMNHSVEEAT